A stretch of the Thermus thermophilus genome encodes the following:
- a CDS encoding ABC transporter ATP-binding protein has product MVGASPMVMAEDLTRHYRVALKEETLLGTLRHFLKRRYQVVRAVEGVSFRILPGEVVGFLGPNGAGKTTTLKMLTGLVHPTRGKALVAGHVPWRREKAFLRKITLVMGNKQQLIWDLPAMDSFRLNAAIYEIPEGEFRRRVGELAEMLSLEKKLHQPVRKLSLGERMKAELLAALLHRPEVLFLDEPTLGLDVNAQVAVREFLREYNRRYGATVLLTSHYMADIAALSERVLVIHQGRLLYDGALEGLLARFAPYREVRLTLGSPLPQEALLPFGEVRALEGREARLLVPRERLTERVAEILKRLPVEDLEVREPPLEEVIAKVFQSPLPVEEA; this is encoded by the coding sequence ATGGTGGGCGCAAGCCCCATGGTGATGGCGGAAGACCTCACCCGGCACTACCGGGTGGCCCTGAAGGAGGAAACCCTCCTCGGCACCCTGCGCCACTTCCTGAAGAGGCGGTACCAGGTGGTGCGGGCGGTGGAGGGGGTCTCCTTCCGGATCCTTCCCGGGGAGGTGGTGGGCTTTTTGGGGCCGAACGGGGCGGGCAAGACCACCACCCTCAAGATGCTCACGGGCCTCGTCCATCCCACGAGGGGCAAGGCCCTGGTGGCGGGGCACGTGCCCTGGAGGAGGGAAAAGGCCTTCCTCAGGAAGATCACCCTGGTCATGGGGAACAAGCAGCAGCTCATCTGGGATCTCCCGGCCATGGACTCCTTCCGCCTGAACGCCGCCATCTACGAGATCCCCGAAGGGGAGTTCCGGAGGCGGGTGGGGGAGCTTGCGGAGATGCTTTCCCTGGAAAAGAAGCTCCACCAGCCCGTGCGGAAGCTCTCCTTGGGGGAGAGGATGAAGGCCGAGCTCTTGGCCGCCCTCCTCCACCGCCCGGAGGTCCTCTTCCTGGACGAGCCCACCTTGGGCCTGGACGTGAACGCCCAGGTGGCGGTCCGGGAGTTCCTCCGGGAGTACAACCGCCGCTATGGGGCCACGGTCCTCCTCACGAGCCACTACATGGCGGACATCGCCGCCCTCTCTGAACGCGTCCTGGTGATCCACCAGGGAAGGCTCCTCTACGACGGGGCCCTCGAGGGGCTTTTGGCCCGGTTCGCCCCCTACCGGGAGGTGCGCCTCACCCTGGGAAGCCCCCTTCCCCAAGAGGCCCTCCTCCCCTTCGGGGAGGTGCGGGCCTTGGAGGGGCGGGAGGCCCGGCTCCTCGTGCCCCGGGAGAGGCTCACGGAGAGGGTGGCGGAGATCCTCAAGAGGCTTCCCGTGGAGGACCTCGAGGTCCGGGAGCCTCCTCTAGAGGAGGTCATCGCCAAGGTCTTCCAAAGCCCCCTTCCGGTGGAGGAGGCATGA
- a CDS encoding ABC transporter permease: MRYLRVLRLFLLTSLAAEMEYRANFYLGLLSSFLTLLGALFGLLLLYQGGYRPGGWRLEEALLVLAAFTLLQGLASTLLAPNLNKIVEHVQQGTLDFVLLKPIDPQFWLSARVFSPWGLGDFFLGLGLLLYAGVRLGLGLGGYALFAFYFLLGALMLYSLWFLLATTSIWFVKIYNVTEVLRGLLEAGRFPISSYPALYRVFFTFVVPVAFLTTVPAEAALGRGEATFLALLLALFLLALARGFFLLALRSYTSASS, translated from the coding sequence GTGCGCTACCTCCGGGTCTTGCGCCTCTTCCTCCTCACCTCCTTGGCGGCGGAGATGGAGTACCGGGCGAACTTCTACCTGGGCCTCCTCTCCTCCTTCCTCACCCTCCTCGGCGCCCTCTTCGGCCTCCTCCTCCTCTACCAGGGGGGGTACAGGCCCGGGGGGTGGCGGCTGGAGGAGGCCCTTTTGGTCCTCGCCGCCTTCACCCTGCTCCAGGGCCTCGCAAGCACCCTCCTCGCCCCCAACCTCAACAAGATCGTGGAGCACGTGCAGCAGGGGACCCTGGACTTCGTCCTCCTCAAGCCCATAGACCCCCAGTTCTGGCTCTCCGCGCGGGTCTTTTCCCCCTGGGGCCTGGGGGACTTCTTCCTGGGTTTGGGCCTCCTCCTCTACGCGGGGGTTCGCCTGGGCTTGGGCCTTGGGGGCTACGCCCTCTTCGCCTTTTACTTCCTCCTCGGGGCCCTCATGCTCTACAGCCTCTGGTTCCTCCTCGCCACCACCAGCATCTGGTTCGTGAAGATCTACAACGTGACCGAGGTGCTGAGGGGGCTCCTGGAAGCCGGGCGCTTTCCCATCTCCAGCTACCCGGCCCTCTATCGGGTCTTCTTCACCTTCGTGGTGCCCGTGGCCTTCCTCACCACGGTGCCCGCGGAGGCGGCCTTGGGAAGGGGAGAGGCCACTTTCCTTGCCCTCCTCCTCGCCCTCTTCCTCCTGGCCCTGGCCCGGGGCTTCTTCCTCTTGGCCCTTAGGAGCTACACCTCGGCGAGCAGCTAA
- a CDS encoding DUF4900 domain-containing protein, with product MHRRGVALIAVLVVAAVMTIVGSLLFVGTLGDLRQTRSTLQAAQARAAAEAGLTYARYAMEVARGDIKGILAPKMNLNVNPATDWVLPESQWPSIASAIQSLLNTGYGSLPPGAVDQGQASVQFTVTRFRGNTKGATAQTYRADYVVVSTGQVGTAKRRAEEKGYFEVQLGRPSLSQWLFLVDDAGGQTGFFPTGTVFNGPVHANHNWGFWGRPVFRDVVSTSDDGAWYWSLGGDGCTGGSRVWVRGDSRPPCTVPDFQKGFLRSQPPIDLPTSTLSQQRAALGMDPQDTSTPSAKEICFALGLHNPPSKDCNSNPSVPNGVYLVNDGNNVKGGIYVQGNVDQLVLRATGTGQQVYTFKQGSNTWVITVDYTTNTTAVTKNGAPVGTYTGTPNGPASLGTGGPTGQIYVTGQIKSLQGPPRTGPLPCGVDYPGSSDNCPDHPPPAQIPPALSKETQLHITAVGAIGLTGDLVYECDPTKVTDPGYLATKPRCALGAGQTLPTVLGVMSQNDNIYIEDSPIKAPDNLYLWGSYLSGASGKGLAVENYSGRGKQGKLRLFGGLIQSADQLRGIVDGLGRLQSGYIETYDYDLRFADSALAPPNFPTVRVFDVQKVQTTPLSFREF from the coding sequence ATGCACCGTAGAGGCGTCGCGCTGATCGCGGTTCTGGTGGTGGCCGCCGTGATGACCATCGTGGGGAGCCTCCTCTTCGTGGGCACCCTTGGGGACCTCCGCCAGACCCGCTCCACCCTGCAGGCGGCCCAGGCGCGGGCCGCCGCCGAGGCCGGGCTCACCTACGCCCGCTACGCCATGGAGGTGGCCCGGGGAGACATCAAGGGGATCCTTGCCCCGAAGATGAACCTTAACGTGAACCCCGCCACGGACTGGGTGCTCCCGGAAAGCCAGTGGCCCAGCATCGCCTCGGCCATCCAGAGCCTCCTCAACACGGGCTACGGCTCCCTCCCCCCGGGAGCCGTGGACCAGGGCCAGGCCTCCGTGCAGTTCACCGTCACCCGCTTCCGCGGAAACACCAAGGGGGCCACGGCCCAGACCTACCGGGCCGACTACGTGGTGGTCTCCACTGGGCAAGTAGGCACCGCCAAGCGTCGCGCGGAGGAAAAAGGATACTTTGAGGTCCAGCTCGGAAGGCCTTCCCTTTCCCAGTGGCTCTTCCTGGTGGACGACGCCGGGGGGCAAACGGGCTTCTTCCCCACGGGCACGGTCTTCAACGGACCCGTCCACGCCAACCACAACTGGGGCTTCTGGGGACGGCCCGTCTTCCGGGACGTAGTGAGCACCAGCGACGACGGGGCCTGGTACTGGAGCCTGGGCGGGGACGGGTGCACCGGGGGAAGCCGGGTCTGGGTGAGGGGCGACTCCCGCCCCCCGTGCACGGTGCCCGACTTCCAGAAGGGCTTTCTGCGTAGCCAGCCCCCGATTGACCTCCCCACCTCCACCCTATCCCAGCAGCGGGCCGCCCTGGGCATGGACCCCCAGGACACTTCTACTCCCTCCGCTAAGGAAATCTGCTTCGCCCTGGGTCTCCACAATCCCCCCAGCAAAGATTGCAACAGCAACCCTTCGGTGCCCAACGGGGTTTATCTTGTCAACGACGGCAATAACGTCAAGGGAGGTATCTACGTCCAGGGGAACGTGGACCAGCTGGTCCTCCGGGCCACGGGAACGGGTCAGCAGGTCTACACCTTCAAGCAAGGAAGCAACACCTGGGTGATCACCGTGGACTACACGACCAACACTACCGCCGTCACCAAAAACGGAGCGCCCGTCGGGACCTACACGGGCACGCCCAACGGCCCCGCGTCCCTGGGTACGGGGGGGCCGACCGGACAGATCTATGTCACGGGCCAGATCAAGAGCCTCCAGGGACCCCCCCGCACCGGTCCCCTTCCTTGCGGCGTGGACTACCCCGGGAGTTCCGACAACTGCCCGGACCACCCGCCTCCCGCCCAGATCCCTCCAGCCCTCTCCAAGGAGACCCAGCTCCACATCACCGCCGTGGGGGCCATCGGCCTCACGGGGGACCTGGTCTACGAGTGCGACCCCACCAAGGTGACCGACCCCGGCTACCTGGCCACCAAGCCCCGGTGCGCCCTGGGCGCAGGGCAAACCCTTCCGACGGTCCTCGGGGTGATGTCCCAAAACGACAACATCTACATTGAGGATAGCCCTATAAAGGCGCCAGACAACCTCTACCTCTGGGGCTCCTATCTCTCGGGGGCTTCGGGAAAGGGCTTGGCGGTGGAGAACTACAGCGGCCGCGGCAAGCAGGGTAAGCTCCGCCTCTTCGGAGGCCTTATCCAGTCGGCCGATCAACTTCGCGGCATCGTTGACGGCTTGGGGCGGCTACAGTCGGGATACATAGAAACCTACGATTACGACCTCCGCTTCGCGGATAGCGCCCTGGCCCCCCCCAACTTCCCCACGGTGAGGGTCTTTGACGTGCAAAAGGTCCAGACCACACCTCTCTCTTTCCGGGAGTTTTAG
- a CDS encoding PilW family protein gives MELLVALAILGILSTLTLNAFTQSLNYKRHEDLRLKTQQNLRAALHYITQDLRSGAYLHVWHQNPCDATRPCSNHTQVAIVNLTGDSSPVAEPPGNSFTNSAETGICDARTFQEGDLALLYNGGQVELLRITQRQLLADYSKPCSGTPNPNRDKVQHNKDKISGQWTNSAYMFKVELATYVVRDDPLEAGQKVLYRMTGYDGTGTAGAGIVAFGITGLEVWYGVPEDPNAQSSRLVFYPTLEDAASAFSAQGYSATPGGGKYIGTLVRAVRVALTGQSPGNLPGKGAPDTLTVTETVELRR, from the coding sequence GTGGAGCTCCTGGTAGCCTTGGCCATCCTCGGGATCCTTTCCACCCTTACCCTCAACGCCTTCACCCAGTCCCTCAACTACAAGCGGCACGAGGACCTCAGGCTGAAGACCCAGCAGAACCTTAGAGCAGCCCTGCACTACATCACCCAGGACCTTCGTTCGGGCGCCTACCTGCACGTATGGCACCAAAACCCCTGTGACGCCACAAGACCCTGCAGCAACCACACCCAGGTGGCCATCGTGAACCTCACCGGGGACTCCTCCCCTGTGGCCGAACCTCCGGGCAACAGCTTTACTAACTCGGCGGAAACAGGTATCTGCGACGCCCGGACCTTCCAGGAGGGCGATCTGGCCCTCCTGTACAACGGGGGCCAGGTAGAGCTCCTGCGCATCACCCAGCGCCAGCTCCTAGCCGACTACTCCAAGCCCTGCTCCGGTACCCCAAACCCCAACCGGGACAAGGTGCAGCACAACAAGGACAAGATCTCCGGTCAGTGGACGAACAGCGCCTATATGTTCAAGGTGGAGTTGGCCACCTACGTGGTACGGGACGACCCTTTGGAGGCTGGCCAGAAGGTGCTCTACCGGATGACCGGTTACGACGGCACCGGGACGGCGGGGGCTGGCATCGTGGCCTTCGGCATCACCGGCCTGGAGGTCTGGTATGGGGTGCCGGAGGACCCGAACGCCCAGTCCTCGCGCCTCGTCTTTTATCCCACCCTCGAGGACGCCGCCAGCGCCTTCAGCGCTCAGGGTTACTCGGCCACGCCGGGCGGCGGCAAGTACATCGGCACCCTGGTGCGGGCCGTGCGGGTCGCCCTGACGGGTCAGAGCCCCGGCAACCTTCCCGGTAAGGGGGCTCCGGACACCCTCACCGTGACGGAAACCGTGGAACTGAGGAGGTGA
- a CDS encoding prepilin-type cleavage/methylation domain-containing protein → MLIALLVLGLVAGAFTTTVVSSLRMNSDDRIRAQAIAAAETWLDRFRAKSLDFTTFTTARSYPYGYNYASDPTFVAAGDPNPAVLNQEWGPFRFTVQTRSFSTSPQVWTVTVTTFYRKTGGGEANFVLSTLVYQ, encoded by the coding sequence GTGTTGATCGCCCTTTTAGTCCTGGGCCTGGTGGCTGGAGCGTTCACCACCACGGTGGTCTCCAGCCTGCGGATGAACAGTGACGACCGCATAAGGGCCCAGGCCATCGCGGCGGCGGAAACCTGGCTGGACCGGTTCCGGGCCAAAAGCCTAGATTTCACCACATTTACCACCGCGCGGAGTTACCCCTACGGCTACAACTATGCCAGCGATCCCACGTTTGTGGCCGCTGGGGACCCCAACCCCGCGGTGCTGAACCAAGAGTGGGGTCCGTTCCGGTTCACCGTCCAGACCCGGAGCTTCTCCACCTCTCCCCAAGTCTGGACCGTGACCGTGACCACGTTCTATCGGAAAACGGGAGGAGGTGAGGCTAACTTTGTTCTCAGCACGCTCGTCTACCAGTAG
- a CDS encoding pilus assembly FimT family protein translates to MQTLEKRGLTVIELLVVIGFLAVLFGLVGANLLGLRRQLTLEDAANTFSQDVQTCRTNALSWGDNCRIRVLDAASYVMERGAGPGSYSTVLTRSFPTGVRFANVGGGAWLEFNPRTLLSSSPGFPSVGGGVVAPEVRITDGTKTVRLVLSMTGAVKTAMQ, encoded by the coding sequence GTGCAGACGTTGGAGAAAAGGGGTCTTACCGTCATAGAGCTGCTGGTCGTCATCGGCTTCCTTGCGGTTCTATTTGGTCTTGTGGGGGCCAACCTTTTGGGCCTGCGGCGGCAGCTTACCTTGGAAGACGCCGCTAACACCTTCTCTCAGGACGTGCAAACCTGCCGCACCAACGCCCTCTCCTGGGGGGACAACTGCCGTATCCGCGTCTTAGACGCTGCAAGCTACGTGATGGAGAGGGGGGCGGGTCCCGGCTCCTACTCTACGGTGCTCACGCGAAGTTTTCCCACAGGCGTTCGCTTCGCCAACGTTGGAGGGGGAGCCTGGCTAGAGTTCAACCCCCGTACCCTCCTCAGTAGCAGCCCAGGTTTCCCCAGCGTAGGCGGGGGCGTGGTGGCCCCGGAGGTGCGGATCACGGACGGCACCAAGACCGTACGGCTGGTCCTCTCCATGACCGGAGCCGTGAAGACGGCGATGCAGTAA
- the plsY gene encoding glycerol-3-phosphate 1-O-acyltransferase PlsY produces the protein MWAVLLVLFLAYLFGSVPAGVLVARTYGVDLRKVGSGNIGATNVLRALGWGPALVVAFFDVFKGGIAVLVARAFGLSDWMLGGVALMAVLGHNYSVFLRFRGGKGVATSFGTLLFLDPVLALWTFPIGVSVMLLTRYVSAGSMTGGVAAFVLSLALGRPLWEVATVFLMALLIFWTHRENLKRLQEGTERRLGERVEVR, from the coding sequence ATGTGGGCGGTGCTCCTGGTCCTTTTCCTCGCCTACCTCTTCGGTTCCGTTCCCGCCGGGGTGCTGGTGGCCCGCACCTACGGGGTGGACCTCCGCAAAGTGGGCTCGGGGAACATCGGGGCCACCAACGTCCTGCGCGCCCTCGGGTGGGGGCCGGCTTTGGTGGTGGCCTTCTTTGACGTCTTCAAGGGCGGGATCGCCGTCCTGGTGGCCCGGGCCTTTGGCCTTTCCGACTGGATGCTGGGCGGGGTGGCCTTGATGGCCGTTCTCGGGCACAACTACTCGGTCTTCCTCCGCTTCCGCGGGGGGAAGGGGGTGGCCACGAGCTTCGGCACCCTCCTCTTCCTGGACCCCGTCTTGGCCCTTTGGACCTTCCCCATCGGGGTGAGCGTGATGCTCCTCACCCGCTACGTCTCCGCGGGGAGCATGACCGGGGGGGTGGCGGCCTTCGTCCTCTCCCTGGCCTTGGGCAGGCCCCTTTGGGAGGTGGCCACGGTCTTCCTCATGGCCCTCCTCATCTTCTGGACCCACCGGGAAAACCTCAAGCGCCTCCAGGAGGGAACGGAGAGGCGTTTGGGGGAGCGGGTGGAGGTGCGCTAG
- a CDS encoding nucleotidyltransferase family protein has protein sequence MRKEEVLALLRSRWPELCALGVAELYLFGSLARGEARPGSDVDLLVVFASPPGFEGYWRVKEFLESVLGNPVDLVMKGALKPWAAPQVLREAVRVA, from the coding sequence GTGCGGAAGGAGGAGGTCCTGGCCTTGCTCCGGTCCCGTTGGCCCGAGCTATGCGCCCTGGGGGTAGCGGAGCTCTACCTCTTTGGCTCCTTGGCCCGGGGCGAGGCCCGGCCCGGGAGCGACGTGGACCTTCTGGTGGTTTTTGCTTCTCCCCCCGGTTTTGAGGGCTACTGGCGGGTAAAGGAGTTTTTGGAGTCCGTTCTGGGAAACCCCGTGGACCTGGTGATGAAGGGGGCTTTGAAGCCATGGGCGGCTCCTCAAGTGTTGAGGGAGGCCGTTCGTGTCGCGTAG
- the bshB1 gene encoding bacillithiol biosynthesis deacetylase BshB1, with protein MLDLLVIAPHPDDGELGCGGTLARAKAEGLATGILDLTRGEMGSKGTPEEREKEVAEASRILGLDFRGNLGLPDGGLADVLEQRLRLAQALRRLRPRVVLAPLEADRHPDHTAASRLAVAAVHLAGLKKAPLEGEPFRVERLFFYPGNHPFTPSFLVKISAFIDQWEAAVLAYRSQFTGEAASETVGPKGVEARKAMRRYFGNYLGVDYAEPFVSPLPVLYVPWSRA; from the coding sequence ATGCTTGACCTCCTGGTCATCGCCCCCCACCCCGACGACGGGGAGCTGGGCTGCGGGGGGACCCTGGCCCGGGCCAAGGCGGAGGGGCTTGCCACGGGGATTCTGGACCTCACCCGGGGGGAGATGGGCTCCAAGGGCACCCCGGAGGAGCGGGAAAAGGAGGTGGCCGAGGCAAGCCGGATCCTGGGCCTGGACTTTAGGGGAAACCTGGGGCTTCCCGACGGGGGGCTCGCCGACGTCTTGGAGCAGCGGCTAAGGCTCGCCCAGGCCCTGAGGCGGCTTCGGCCCAGGGTGGTCCTCGCCCCCCTCGAGGCCGACCGCCACCCCGACCACACCGCGGCAAGCCGTTTGGCGGTGGCCGCGGTCCACCTGGCGGGGCTTAAGAAGGCCCCCCTGGAGGGGGAGCCTTTCCGGGTGGAGAGGCTTTTCTTCTACCCGGGGAACCACCCCTTCACCCCGAGCTTTCTGGTGAAGATCTCCGCCTTCATAGACCAGTGGGAGGCCGCGGTCCTGGCCTACCGGAGCCAGTTCACGGGGGAGGCGGCGAGCGAAACGGTGGGGCCCAAGGGGGTGGAGGCCCGCAAGGCCATGCGCCGCTACTTCGGCAACTACCTGGGGGTGGACTACGCCGAGCCTTTCGTAAGCCCTCTTCCCGTGCTTTACGTGCCCTGGTCCCGGGCCTAG
- the argF gene encoding ornithine carbamoyltransferase has product MGGEALTLPKDLLDFSGYGPKALQALLDLAERLKRERYRGEDLKGKVLALLFEKPSLRTRTTLEVAMVHLGGHAVYLDQKQVGIGEREPVRDVAKNLERFVEGIAARVFRHETVEALARHAKVPVVNALSDRAHPLQALADLLTLKEAFGGLEGLEVAWVGDGNNVLNSLLEVAPLVGLRVRVATPKGYEPDPALVRKAGAFLTHDPREAALGAHALYTDVWTSMGQEAEREKRLRDFQGFQVNGELLKLLHPEGVFLHCLPAHYGEETTEEAVHGPKSRVFEQAENRLHTAKAVLLTLLK; this is encoded by the coding sequence ATGGGGGGAGAGGCCCTGACCCTGCCCAAGGACCTTCTGGACTTTTCCGGCTACGGCCCCAAGGCGCTTCAGGCCCTTCTGGACCTGGCGGAGCGGCTAAAGCGGGAGCGCTACCGGGGGGAGGACCTCAAAGGAAAGGTCCTCGCCCTCCTCTTTGAGAAGCCCTCCTTGCGCACCCGGACGACCCTCGAGGTGGCCATGGTCCACCTGGGGGGGCATGCCGTTTACCTGGACCAAAAGCAGGTGGGCATCGGGGAGAGGGAGCCCGTGAGGGACGTGGCCAAGAACCTGGAGCGCTTCGTGGAGGGGATCGCCGCCCGGGTCTTTCGCCACGAGACGGTGGAGGCCCTGGCCCGCCACGCCAAGGTCCCCGTGGTGAACGCCCTCTCCGACCGCGCCCACCCCCTTCAGGCCCTGGCGGACCTCCTCACCCTGAAGGAGGCCTTCGGGGGGCTGGAGGGCCTCGAGGTGGCCTGGGTGGGGGACGGGAACAACGTCCTGAACTCCCTTCTTGAGGTGGCTCCTTTGGTGGGCCTTCGCGTCCGGGTGGCCACGCCCAAGGGGTATGAGCCGGACCCCGCCCTCGTGCGCAAGGCGGGCGCCTTCCTCACCCACGACCCCAGGGAGGCCGCCTTGGGGGCCCACGCCCTCTACACCGACGTCTGGACCAGCATGGGGCAGGAGGCGGAAAGGGAGAAGCGCCTTCGGGACTTCCAGGGCTTCCAGGTGAACGGGGAGTTGCTCAAGCTCCTCCACCCGGAGGGCGTCTTCCTCCACTGCCTTCCCGCCCACTACGGGGAGGAGACCACGGAGGAGGCGGTCCACGGGCCCAAAAGCCGGGTCTTTGAGCAGGCGGAAAACCGCCTCCACACCGCCAAGGCCGTGCTCCTCACCCTGCTAAAGTAG
- a CDS encoding Uma2 family endonuclease — protein sequence MVRPYRFSLEEFLRLPLPERGVELLEGEVYQMAPIGSRHAHILDLWVQVFVKAFHGKAGVRVQGPFVLPPDTYLEPDLLLYRLGDFRHRYPGPEDALLVLEVAESSLDYDLTKKVPLYAKAGVPEVWVQDLLGERLLLFRTPEEDHYREQIWVKPGERVSPLAFPEAFLEAPW from the coding sequence ATGGTCCGGCCCTACCGCTTTAGCCTGGAGGAGTTCCTGAGGCTTCCCCTCCCCGAGCGGGGGGTGGAGCTTCTAGAGGGAGAGGTCTACCAGATGGCGCCCATAGGCTCGAGGCACGCCCACATCTTAGACCTTTGGGTCCAGGTTTTCGTGAAGGCCTTTCACGGAAAGGCGGGGGTGAGGGTCCAGGGTCCCTTTGTGCTTCCTCCCGACACTTATCTGGAACCCGATCTGCTCCTTTACCGCCTTGGGGACTTCCGCCACCGCTACCCGGGGCCTGAGGACGCCCTTTTGGTTCTGGAGGTGGCCGAAAGCAGTTTGGACTACGACCTCACCAAAAAGGTCCCCCTCTACGCCAAGGCCGGGGTGCCGGAGGTCTGGGTGCAGGACCTCCTGGGGGAAAGGCTCCTCCTCTTCCGCACCCCGGAGGAAGACCACTACCGGGAGCAGATCTGGGTGAAGCCCGGGGAAAGGGTCTCTCCCTTGGCCTTTCCTGAAGCCTTCCTGGAGGCGCCGTGGTAA
- the argC gene encoding N-acetyl-gamma-glutamyl-phosphate reductase has translation MGILGASGYGGAELLRLLKAHPEVELVGFSSRKYEGRPLETAWPQLWDGRPFASQEEVLERAEVVFLALPNGLAMEIAPEALRAGKRVVDLSGDFRLPPEVYEAWYRIPHKSPDLYREAVYGLPELHREELKGARLVANPGCYVTATTLALAPLAAEGVLKGAFVVGLSGVSGAGREAEGTAFAEVNENLKPYKAGGTHRHIPEMERNLGRVLAQGKRVRTHGEVKALRLSFTPHLVPMTRGILVTAEAEVEGAWSQESLEALYRDFYAGEPFVRVLKGLPETKGTLGSNRVDVRPLYEERTGRVLVFAALDNLVKGMAGQAVQNLNLMLGLSEETALPKEGLWP, from the coding sequence GTGGGGATCCTGGGGGCCTCGGGGTACGGGGGGGCGGAGCTTTTGCGGCTCCTCAAGGCCCACCCCGAGGTGGAGCTCGTGGGGTTTTCCAGCCGCAAGTACGAGGGAAGGCCCCTGGAGACCGCCTGGCCCCAGCTTTGGGACGGGAGGCCCTTCGCCTCCCAAGAAGAGGTCTTAGAGCGGGCGGAGGTGGTCTTCCTCGCCCTTCCCAACGGGCTTGCCATGGAGATCGCCCCCGAGGCCCTTAGGGCGGGGAAGCGGGTGGTGGACCTCTCCGGGGACTTCCGCCTGCCCCCCGAGGTCTACGAGGCCTGGTACCGCATCCCCCACAAGAGCCCTGACCTCTACCGGGAAGCGGTCTACGGCCTCCCCGAGCTCCACCGGGAGGAGCTTAAGGGGGCGAGGCTCGTGGCCAACCCGGGTTGCTACGTGACCGCCACCACCTTGGCCCTCGCGCCCTTGGCGGCGGAAGGGGTCCTGAAGGGGGCCTTTGTGGTGGGCCTAAGCGGGGTCTCGGGGGCGGGGCGGGAGGCCGAGGGCACCGCCTTCGCCGAGGTGAACGAGAACCTCAAGCCCTACAAGGCGGGGGGCACCCACCGGCACATCCCCGAGATGGAGCGGAACCTAGGGCGGGTCTTGGCCCAGGGGAAGCGGGTGCGCACCCATGGGGAAGTGAAGGCGCTTCGGCTTTCCTTCACCCCCCACCTGGTGCCCATGACCCGGGGGATCCTGGTCACCGCCGAGGCGGAGGTGGAGGGCGCTTGGAGCCAGGAGAGCCTAGAGGCGCTTTACCGGGACTTCTACGCCGGGGAGCCTTTCGTGCGCGTCCTCAAAGGGCTTCCCGAGACCAAGGGCACCCTGGGGAGCAACCGGGTGGACGTGAGGCCCCTCTACGAGGAGAGGACGGGGCGGGTCCTGGTCTTCGCCGCCCTGGACAACCTGGTGAAGGGCATGGCGGGGCAGGCGGTGCAGAACCTCAACCTGATGCTGGGCCTTTCCGAGGAGACGGCGCTTCCCAAGGAGGGGCTATGGCCGTGA